The genomic segment CCTCAGCTGGACAGCCCCATAGGGGTtaatgggggcgtggcctcggtcaagggggcggggcttagccCAGGGGGCGGGGCTTCCGGGTGGACAGGCCCTATAGGAGCCTATTGGGGCGTGGCCTCGgtcaagggggcggggcttagccAGAGGGGCGGGGCTTTAAGGTGGAAAGGCCCCATAGGGGTtaatgggggcgtggcctcagctgGACAGCCCCataggggttaatggggggcgtggcctcagctggacaggccccataggggttaatgggggcgtggcctcagctggacaggcccataggggttaatggggggcgtggcctcagctggacaggccccataggggttaatggggggcgtggcctcagctggacaggcccataggggttaatgggggcgtggcctcagctggacaggccccataggggttaatggggggcgtggcctcagctggacaggccccataggggttaatggggggcgtggcctcagctggacaggcccataggggttaatgggggcgtggcctcagctggacaggcccataggggttaatgggggcgtggcctcagctggacaggccccataggggttaatgggggcgtggcctcagctggacaggcccataggggttaatggggggcgtggcctcagctggacaggcccataggggttaatgggggcgtggcctcagctggacaggcccataggggttaatgggggcgtggcctcagctggacaggcccataggggttaatgggggcgtggcctcagctggacaggcccataggggttaatggggggcgtggcctcgtcaatgggggcggggcttagcggggggcggggcttagcccggggggcggggcttccGGGTGGAAAGGCCCCATAGGGATTAATGGGGGGTGTGGCCTCAGCTGGACAGCCCCATAGGGGTtaatgggggcgtggcctcggtCAAGGGGCGGGGCTTAGCCCAGGGGGCGGGGCTTCCGGGTGGACAGGCCCTATAGGAGCCTattgggggcgtggcctcagctgGACAGGCCCTATAGGAGCCTattgggggcgtggcctcagctgGACAGGCCCTATAGGAGCCTATTGGGGCGTGGCCTCGgtcaagggggcggggcttagccAGAGGGGCGGGGCTTTAAGGTGGAAAGGCCCCATAGGGGTtaatgggggcgtggcctcagctggacaggccccataggggttaatgggggcgtggcctcagctggacaggcccataggggttaatgggggcgtggcctcagctggacaggccccataggggttaatgggggcgtggcctcagctggacaggcccataggggttaatgggggcgtggcctcagctggacaggcgccataggggttaatgggggcgtggcctcagctgGACAGCCCCataggggttaatggggggcgtggcctcagctggacaggccccataggggttaatgggggcgtggcctcagctgGACAGACCCATAGGGGTTAAtggggcgtggcctcagctggacaggcccataggggttaatgggggcgtggcctcagctggacaggcccataggggttaatggggggcgtggcctcagctggacaggcccataggggttaatgggggcgtggcctcagctggacaggcccataggggttaatgggggcgtggcctcagctggacaggcccataggggttaatgggggcgtggcctcagctggacaggcccataggggttaatgggggcgtggcctcagctgGACAGGCCCTATAGGAGTCTATGGGGGGcgtggggggacatggggggggacagacggacgcGGGGGAGGGACAGACGGACgcgggggagggaggaaagatgGAAGTAGGGGGGGTAAAGATGATAGTAGAGGTGGAAAGATGGAAGTGTggggggacagacggacgcGGGGGGGGGCACCTTGAGCTCCTCGGGCAGGTCACTGTAGTCGATCTCGATGAGGGCCTCACGGGCATAGAGGCTGGACGTGCGCTGGGAGCTGCTGACAGGCTCCTCGCCGGCGGCGCCGCCCTGGGCGGGGGAAACCGAGAAAAAAGAGCCCTCAGCCACACGCGCAGGGGCACTAGCTGTGCTCCCAGGGCCACTAGCCCCACCCCCAAGGCCACTAGCCCCATCCCATGCCCCTTAGCCCCACTCCCAGGGCCACTAGCCGCACTCCCAGGGCCGCTACCCCCCCTCCACTGCCTGCTAGCCCCCTGGGCGGGCCACTAGCCGCACCTCCTCCTGGCTGATGTCGTCCATGGTGCCCTTGGCGAGGGGCAGTTTGATGTCCTGCATCTTGCAGGCCTGGAGCAGGTTGTGGCGGTCGCTGCGCTTCTGCTCCAGCTTCGTCTCGATGGCCGTCACCTCCTTCTGCAGGTGCGTCATCTCCCTGCGGGCCCAGGCGGCTACTAGCCCGGCCCGGGGGGCCGCCAGCCCCTTCCCCGCCCCACAGCTCGGTAACGCCTCCCGCGCCCCCTTAGCCGCAGCCACAGGGCCACTAGCCTCACCCCCAGGGCCACTAGCCCCTCCCATGCCCCTTTAGCTCCACCCACAGGGCCACTAGCCTCACCCCAAGGGCCACTAGCCCCCTCCCATGCCCTTTAGCCCCACTCACAGGGCCACTAGCCGCACCCCAAGGGCCACTAGCCCCTCCCATGCCCCTTTAGCTCCACCCACAGGGCCACTAGCCCCACCCCAAGGGCCACTAGCCCCTCCCATGCCCCTTTAGCCCCACTCACAGGGCCACTAGCCGCACCCCCAGGGCCACTAGCCCCTCCCATGCCCCTTTAGCTCCACCCACAGGGCCACTAGCTGCACCCCAAGGGCCACTAGCCCCTCCCATGCCCCTTTAGCTCCACCCACAGGGCCACTAGCCGCACCCCAAGGGCCACTAGCCCCTCCCATGCCCCTTTAGCTCCACCCACAGGGCCACTAGCCCCACCCCAAGGGCCACTAGCCCCCTCCCATGCCCTTTAGCCCCACTCACAGGGCCACTAGCTGCACCCCAAGGGCCACTAGCCCCCTCCCACGCCCATTAGCCCCCTCCCATACCCATTAGCCCTAGTCACAGGGTCACTAGCCCCACCCATAACCCATAACCCACCCCACAGAGCTACTAGCCCAACCCCCAGGGCCACTAGCCCCACCCCAAGGGCCACTAGCCCCACCCATAACCCAGAGCCCACACCCCAGAGCTACTAGCCCCACCCCAAGGGCCACTAGCCCCACCCCAAGGGCCACTAGCCCCACCCATAACCCAGAACCCACCCCCCAGAGCTACTAGCCCTCCCCCAAGGGTCACTAGCCCCCTCCCACGCCCCTTAGCCCCACTCTCAGGGTCACTAGCCCCATCCATAACCCATAGCCCACCCCACAGAGCTACTAGCCCAACCCCCAGGGCCACTAGCCCCACCCAAGGGCCACTGGCCCCCTCCCATGCCCCTTGGTTCCACTCCCAGGGCCACTAGCCCCACCCCAGGGGCCACTAGCCCCGTCCCATGACCCTTAGCCCGACTCCCAGGGCCACTAGCCCCACCCCAAGGGCCACTAGCCCCCTCTCCTCACTTGTTGGCCCCCCCCAGCTTCTTGCGGATCTCGTCCATCTCGTGGTTCTTGTCGTTGACCTCGGATTTCTTGGCCAGGTGCTGGTTCTTGaggtcctgcagctgggccaTCGTCTCGTCGATGATCTTCATGTgccgctgctcctcctgccgCCAAACCCGCGTTACTCTCCCCCAAACCGccacaaaaccccaaagcctTTTCTCCTCCCCCGAAAAAAACAccgagacccccccaaatcctctttttctccccaaaaagctaccaaaacccccccaaatcctctttttttctccccaaaaaactacaaaaccccccaaatcctactttttctcccccaaaatccttttttctccACCCAAAAtcacaaaaacccccaaaatcctcttttttctcccccaaaccccccaagatcctctgttttctccccaaaaaccagcaaaaaaaccccaaatcctcttttttctccctcaaaaccaccaaaaccccacaaaatcctttttctccccccaaatcCTTTTTACTCCCCAAAAAACCatcaacccccccaaaatccttttttctccccaaaaaacaccaaaacccccaaaatccttttttcttgccaaaaaaacccaaaatcctctttttttctccccccaaaaccatgaaaaccccccaaaaccctcttttttctcccccaaaccccctaaagTCCCCAAATCCTCTTTTATTCTCCcccaaaaaacacccaaaacccccaaaatccttttttcttcccccaaaaaatgaaaaaaaagccaaaattcttttttctcacccaaaaccaccaaaatcctcttttttctccccccaaaccactaaaatcctcttttttctccccaaaaaccaccaaaaccccaaaaaatccttctttctcccccaaaatcctctttttactccccccaaaacaccaaaaccccccaaatcctcttttttctcccccgaaaaccaccaaaacccctcaaatccttttttcttccccaatgaacccaaaatcctcttttttctccccccaaaaccatgaaaaccccccaaacccctcttttttctcccccaaatcccctaaaaagcccccaaatcctcttttttctcccacaaaaaccacccaaaaccccccaaatccttttttctccctccaaaaagtgaaaaaaccccaaaatcctcttttttctcccccaaaaccatcaaaatcctgttttctcctcaaaaaaacaccaaaaccccccaaatcctctttttttctcccccaaaaccACCGAAACCCcacaaaatcctctttttctcccccaGAATCCTCTTTTTACTCcccaaaaaacaccaaaaccccccaaatcctcttttttctcccccaaaaacaacaaaacccccaaaatccttttttcttccccaaaaaacccaaaatcctcttttttctccccccaaaccccccaagatccttttttctctccccaaaaccatgacccccccaaaaccctcttttttctcccccaaatcccctaaaaagcccccaaatcctcttttttctccccaaaaaacaccaaaaccccccaaatccttttttctcctgccaaaaaaacccccaactcctcttttttctccccccgaaaccaccaaaacccccaaatcctcttatttctcccccaaaacccctcaaaatcttcttttttctccccccaaacccatgaaaaccccccaaccccctcttttttctcccccaaatcccctaaaaagcccccaaatcctcttttttcccctcacaaaccactcaaatcctcttttttctccccaaaaaagCCCCTCGGAACCTTCTTGAGCTTCTCGATCTCGGCCTCGTCCTTGCGCACGCCCTGCTCCCACATGGCCACCTTCTCCTGGTCCTCGCGCAGCTGGTTGCGCTCGAAATCCAGCTGGATGCCCAAGCGAGTCTTCTGGTTCTCAAACTCCAGCCTGAAAACCACACGAGTTCAACCCCCAAAACCTCCGGGGCTGCACCCCAAACGGGGAGGGAGCCCCAAAGAATCAGGAATGGGGCCTACGGGGGCCCCCAGAACCTCGGGGGGGGCTAAGCGGGCCCGGTTGGGCCCCCCCGCCatgttttttggggtcccttcacCTCTTCTTCGCGATCTCGTTCTGCCTcttcaccttctcctcctcgAATTCCCGAATATTCCGGACCCCGATTTCACGGCAAAACTCCTCAAACACCTCATCCtccaccttaaaaaaaaataataataaagtagGGGGCAACGgggtcccccaaacccctcctgcccccccgaAAAACCCCTCACCTGGTTCATCTTCTCCTTCAGATCCTTCATCTCCCGCTCGCGGCCCTGGATGATGCGCTTGATGTCGTTGATGCGAGGCCCAAAATTGGCTAGTTCGCTCTCcagttttgatttttcctgcggcgggagaggaaaaaatgatgAAAGGATGTCAAGGagccctccctgcaccccaaaattccccCTCTGGGTCTGTCCggagccaaaaaaacccagagggaagggggagTTCTCTGTGACGCCCCCAAAACGGCTGCTTTAAAGCTTGGAAAAGCCCTGGAACGCAACTAAAAGGGGGGAAGGCAGCCTAAAATCCTGCCACAGGGACCCAAAAAGGGCAGAATTGGCCTCGAAAAGCACAGAATGGCCTCAAAAGTCAACAAAAAGGGCAGAAGCGAGCGCGTAagaccccaaaaaggggggaATTTGCGCTAAATTGAGTAGAATCCACCCCAAAATGGACGGAATCGGCCTCGAAAGTGGCAGAAACAGCCCCAAAATGGACAGAATCTGCCtcaaaatggggggaaaaggcCCCATTGACCCAAAACCGGCAGAATTCACAGCAAAGTCAACGGAATCTGCACCAAAATAGGAGGAATCTGCCTCGAAAGTGGCAGAATCCACCCCAAAATGGACAGAATCTGCCTTGAAATGGGGGGAAATAGGCTCCATTGACCCAAAAATGGCAGAATTCACAGCAAAATGAACAGAACCTGCACCAAAATAGGTGGAATTTGCCTTGAAAGAGGCAGAATCCACCCCAAAATGGACAGAATCTGCCTCGAAATGGGGGGAATAGGCCCCATTGACCCAAAATTGGCAGAATTCACAGCAAAATCAATGGAATCTGCACCAAAATAGGTGGAATTTGCCTCGAAAGTGACAGAATCCACCCCAAAATGGACAGAATCTGCCTCGAAATGGGGAGAATAGGCTCCATTGACCCCAAAATTGGCAGAATTCACAGCAAAATGAACGGAATCTGCACCAAAATAGGCGGAATCTGCCTCGAAAGTGGCGGAAtccaccccaaaagggacaGAATCTGCCTCGAAATGGGGAGAATAGGCCCCATTGACCCAAAATTGGCAGAATTCACAGCAAAATGAATGGAATCTGCACCAAAAGGGGTGGAATTTGCCTCGAAAGTGACAGAATCTGCCTCAAAATGGCAGATTCCGAGCCCAAAGTGGCAGATTCCGAGCCCAAAGTGGCAGATTCGAGCCCAAAGTGGTGGAAGCGGCCGCAGCACCTGGAGGTTGAGGGCGAGGTGCCGCGTCTTGGTCTGCTCGAGGTCGCTCTGCGAGTACTTGAGGCGCATCTGGAGCCCGTGAGCCTGCGACTGCACCTGGCGCAGCTCGGCCTCCTTCCGCTTGGCCTTCATCTGCtcctgggggggggaaaaagggggaaagggagttgagggggggaaaaggggggaaatgggcaggaaatgggggggagggggaggaaaagggagggaaatgGCGgcgagggggagaaaaaggcgGGAAACGAgcgggagggaagaaaaaggcgGGAAACGAGcgtgagggaagaaaaaggcgGGAAATGGATGtgagaggggaaaatgggggaaaaatgaggttaaagggaggggaaagggtgAGCAATGGAGGTAAAAGGGGGGTAAacgggggggaaatgggggtgagggggagaaaaagggggggaaagggcggtgaggggggaaaggggtggGAAATAAGGGGGAAATAGGggtgagggggagaaaaagggtgGGAAATGGtggtgaggggggaaaaagggggaaaatggaggtgggggggaaaatgggggggaaatgaggttaaagggaggggaaagggggagacaTGGAGGTAAAAGGGGGGGAAACGGGGGAaatgggggtgagggggagaaaaagggtgggaaatgggggggaaatggggctgagggggagaaaaagggtgGGAAATGGcggtgaggggggaaagggtggGAAataggggggaaatgggggtgagggggagaaaaagggtgGGAAATGGCGGTgagggggggaaagggtggGAAataggggggaaatgggggtgagggggagaaaaaggaggggaaatggcggtgaggggggaaaatgggggggaaatgaggttaaggggaggggaaagggtgAGAAACAGGAGtaaaagggggggaaagggcaggaaaagGGTGAGAAATGGGTGTGTGGGAGGAAATGGGAAGGAAGCAGGCGGGAAGCGGGGgtgaaggggggaaaaggaaggggaaaggctGGGAAATGGGAAACAGGTtgtggggggaaggggaggaaaaggataGGAAGTGGGTGTGAAGGGGAAACAAGTGTGAGGGGGGAACGAGTGGGAAATGAGCAGGAAATGAGTGTgaggggaagaaagggaggaaaactgTGGGAAATGGGcaggaaaagagagggaaacATGCAGGAAATGGGTGCGAGGGGGGAAAAATGGTGGGAAATGGCACGTGGGGGTTGAAAGGGGATCCCCTTCCAGAAAGAGATTTTTGGGCaaggggttttttggggtcagGAGGAGCCTCAGCAGGCGCAGAGGCAGCTCTGGGGGGCGGGGGATGGAGTTTGGAGGGCGCGGAAGGCCAAAAAGGAGGTTTGGGGTAGAGAAAAAAGGCGGGGGGGGTGTCCACGCTCTCGCCCCCCCCTCAACCTTGAGCTCCTCGGTCAGCcgctccttcttttccttcagcttaTCCACCGCTTTCTCATCCCAGCGCCGAGCTTTGGCCTTCAGGTCGCTGGCCCCTCCAGAAATCACCCCCGATTTTTGAAACAGGGTCCCATCCAGCGCCACCGTCTGCggagattgaaaaaaaaacggAGATAACGAGGGCGGAGAAGCAGCCGGGACGCCGGGATCctcaagaggaggagaaggaggaggaaaaggagagtgGGGGCACCTACTTTGTGGCGCTGGTGGCCCCCGAAGGCGATGCGGCGGGCGTCCTCCACGTTGTCGCAGACCAGGGCGTTGCCGCAGGCGTATTGAAGAGCTTTTTTGATGTGGGGAGGCTCGTAGCGGATCACGTCGATCACCAGCTTCGCCCCTTTCAGCTCGCGCAGCTTCTCGTCCGTCGGCTTCACCTGCAGGACGAGGAAGGGTTAACGgggacccccaccccccacaaaaaaaaaaaccctcagggaggagcaggaatcCCAAGGGATTCACTCCGGATCCCAAAAAACCCCGGCGCTGAGCTTCAAGGGGTTAAAGAGGGATCCCCAAAACCCTACGGAGGGATCGAAGCCGCAAGGGACCCGATGGGGACACCCCCCGGGCCCCAAAGGGTTAAACgggtccccccaaaaccctcagaCGAGGCGATAAAGGGAACTGCTAAGTTCCTTCAAGGACCTCAGAGGGTTAAAGGCCACCCCTAACCCCCCTCTgagaccccagggacccccccaaaacctctttgGGGTCCTCAAAGGTTTAAaggacccccctaaaccccttgTGGGAccccaaggacccccccaaaaacccctttGGGGTCCTCAAAGGTTTAAaggacccccctaaaccccttgTGGGACCCCAAGGAGGTAAAGACTCTACCTCAaaccccttccaggaccccAGATTCACCCCTCAAACCCCTTCCAAGACCTCAAAGGCTTCAAGGCCCCCCCTGAgaacccccctaaaccccttgCAGGACCCCAAGGAGATAAAGGCTCCACCTCAaaccccttccaggaccccAGATTCCTCCCTCAAACCCCTTCCAAGACCTCAAAGGCTTCAaggcccccccagacccctcccagcaccccgaAAATCCCCCTAAACCCATTCCAGGACCCCAAGGAGTTAAAGGCTCCACCTCAAACCCCTTCCAAGACCTCAAAGGGTTCAAGGCCCCCCCGAgaacccccctaaaccccttccaggaccccAAATTCCTCCCTCAAACCCCTTCCAAGACCTCAAAGGGTTCAAGgccccccccgacccctcccagcaccccaaaaatccccCTAAACCCATTCCAGGACCCCAAGGAGTTAAAGGCTCCACCTCAAACCCCTTCCAAGACCTCAAAGGCTTCAAGGTGCCCCCTGAGAACCCCCGTAAACCCCTTGTGGGACCCCAAGGAGTTAAAGGCTCCACTTCAaaccccttccaggaccccAAATTGCTCCCTCAaaccccttccaggaccccAAAGGGTTCaaggaccccccagacccctcccagcaccccgaAAAATCCCCCTAAACCCATTCCAGGACCCCAAGGAGTTAAAGGCTCCACCTCAAACCCCTTCCAAGACCTCAAAGGCTTCAAGGCCCCCCCTGAgaacccccctaaaccccttgTAGGACCCCAAGGAGTTAAAGGCTCCACCTCAaaccccttccaggaccccAAGGAGTTAAAGGCTCCACCTCAAACCCCTTCCAAGACCTCAAAGGCTTCAAGGCGCCCCCTGAGAACCCCCGTAaaccccttccaggaccccAAATTGCTCCCTCAAACCCCTTCCAAGACCTCAAAGGCTTCAAGGCCCCTCCTGAAACACCCCAACCCCTTCCAGACTCCCCCGAACCCTACGGATTTTCCTTCCCGATGActcccttccccctttcttcccctcccacctcctctcggggtcccccccgacgccccctcctccctgcGACCCAATCCCACCTCCAGGTAGTCGAGGGGCAGGAAGGTCTCGGGCTCCCCGCGCTGCTCCTTGATGTACTGGATGCAATCCCGGCCCGTTTTCTCGGAATCCACGATGATGGCGTCCATGTTCTTGCCCAGAACCTTGGTGACGGCGATCTGGTATTTCTTCTGGGTGGGCTGGCACAGGTCGATGAGGCGCCCGTACTGCGGGAGCCGCGCGATCAGGAcggagaaaagaaagggaaaaagcgGGAATTCCGAAGCGGGGAAGGACCAGGGGACTCACGACGGAGCCGGGATAGAGGCGCTTGATGCTGTCCATGATCTCGGCCTTGCGCTGCTGCCGGCTGCTCTCCTGGCGGTCGATGCGGGCGTCTCCGAGCTGCTCCATCACCTGGTTTAATTCCTTGTTGATCTCGTCGATGCGACGTTTGGCTAATTCCACCTCTTCCGTCAGCTCCCCCTCCAGGCGCTTCTGCTCCTCCAGGGATTGTCTGCAGGGGAGAGGATCGGGAATGAGGTGGGAATGGGGGATTGGGGACAAGGGACGGCTTGGAGAAGGCCTGGAGGGTGGAAACTGGGAATGGAATGAGGTGGGAATGGGGGattggggacaagggacaccTCGGGGCGGCCTGGAGGATGGAAACTGGGAATGGAATGAGGTGGGAATGGGGGattggggacaagggacaccTCGGGCTGGCCTGGAGGGTGGAAACTGGGATTGGGAATGAGGTGGGAATGGGGGattggggacaagggacaccTCGGGGCGGCCTGGAGGATGGAAACTGGGAATGGAATGAGGTGGGAATGGGGGattggggacaagggacaccTCGGGGCGGCCTGGAGGGTGGAAACTGGGAATGGAATGAGGTGGGAATGGGGGattggggacaagggacaccTCGGGGCGGCCTGGAGGGTGGAAACTGGGAATGGAATGAGGTGGGAATGGGGGattggggacaagggacaccTCGGGGCTGGCCTGGAGGGTGGAAACTGGGAATGGAATGAGGTGGGAATGGGGGattggggacaagggacaccTCGGGGGTGCCCTGAGGACAGAGCCAAGGCCCCAGGGACGGGAGACGCCTCCCGGAATCAGGAATCGGGGCCAGGCTGGAGctcggggctggggctgaggcCTCACTTGCTGGTGGCGATGTACTCCTCGAGCTTCTCGATGCGCTTCTGGTTCTCCTCGATCTCCCGCAGCTTCTGCTTGATCTTGGCCTGGGAACGAGGGCCGGGCCGGCTCAGCCGGGGGCGGGAGGACGCGGGAGGGATGCGGGAGAGGCCCCCCCGGCGCTCACCTCCGTCTCcaccttcttcctctcctccagatCCAAGCGATCCTGGTCGGCTTTCTGATCCCGGTTGaacttctccagctcctgcgCCAGCGTGGCCGCGCGTTTGCTGGCCTCTTCCTTCAGCCGGTGGTATTTCTTCACCTGATCCCAGAGGAAAACGGGATGAGAGAAGGTCCTAAATCCACCCCCTGGAGCCACCAGGATGAGAGAAGGTCCTAAATCCACCCCCTGGAGGCCCCGGGATGAGAGAAGGTCCTAAATCCACCCCCTGGACACACCGGGATGAGAGAAGGTCCTAAATCCACCCCCTGGAGGCCCCGGGATGAGAGAAGGTCCTAAATCCACCCCCTGGACACACTGGGATGAGAGAAGGTCCTAAATCCACCCCCTGGGGGCCCCGGGATGAGAGAAGGTCCTAAATCCACCCCCTGGAGCCACCAGGATGAGAGAAGGTCCTAAATCCACCCCCTGGACACCCCGGGATGAGAGAAGGTCCTAAATCCACcccctggggccaccaggatGAGAGAAGGTCCTAAATCCACCCCCTGGACACCCCGGGATGAGAGAAGGTCCTAAATCCACCCCCTGGACACCCCAGGATGAGAGAAGGTCCTAAATCCACCCCCTGGACACCCCAGGATGAGAGAAGGTCCTAAATCCATCCCCTGGACACACCGGGATGAGAGAAGGTCCTAAATCCACCCCCTGGAGGCCCCGGGATGAGAGAAGGTCCTAAATCCACCCCCTGGGGGCCCTGGGATGAGAGAAGGTCCTAAATCCACCCCCTGGACACACCGGGATGAGAGAAGGTCCTAAATCCACCCCCTGGACACACTGGGATGAGAGAAGGTCCTAAATCCACCCCATGGGGCCACCAGGATGGGAGAAGGTCCTAAATCCACCCCCTGGACGCCCCGGGACGAACCCCACCTGGTTCTCCTCCAAGGTCAGATCCCGCCCTTGGCTTTGACTCTCCTCTTCCATGCGTTCCTCAAACTCTTGCCGGGCTTTTTCCACGGAGAgcatctccttctccagctcgTCCATGTCCCCTTTGCGTTTCTTGTACTGCTTCTGCGCGTTCTGCAAGGATTTCTTGGCCGCTTCCAACTTTTtgatcttgtgggaggtgttcTCCTTCGCTTTGATGTACTGAGGCCGCTTCTGGTTGAGCTCGGAATCCTTTTCCCTGGAATAACGACTCAAGATTAGGGACCATCAGAGCTTCCCACCCACTGGAGAATCGTAGGAGGCTCCGAGATGGAAGTTCCCGCCTAGGACAACCCCGATCTTCACATCACGACGTGTCTAAACGCTCCTGGATTTATGGGAAGTCACGTTCCGGGCCTCCAGCACCTTCTAGGAGAAGAACCTTCTCCGATTTCCAACCTGCCCTCCCCCTGGAGCAGGTTCCTGCTGTTCCCTTGGGCCGGGGGGGACAGCGGGAAGGCCGAGGAGCAGCCGGACCTCAACTTAGGAAGGAAAAACCAACGAGAAGGACTTTTCCGGGTCCAAGAGAACGTCCCCTCGCGGGTGGTTGAagatggtgacctcgtatcaacggACGAGGAGGAGGCGGAGGTGCTTAACAACTTTTTTGGCCTCGGTTGCCACCAAGAACCTCTCTCCTCGCTCCTCGGGGGCCACGGGACAGCGAGATGGTGACCAGGGAGGTGAATCCCGTcccagagcagaggaggagcaggttggtgaccacctgaggaacggATCTAAGTCAACGGGACCTCGTGGGGCGCATCCCAGAATTG from the Phaenicophaeus curvirostris isolate KB17595 unplaced genomic scaffold, BPBGC_Pcur_1.0 scaffold_406, whole genome shotgun sequence genome contains:
- the SMC1A gene encoding structural maintenance of chromosomes protein 1A, producing MGFLKLIEIENFKSYKGRQIIGPFRRFTAIIGPNGSGKSNLMDAISFVLGEKTSNLRVKTLRDLIHGAPVGKPAASRAYVSMVYSEEGAEDRTFARVIVGSSSEYKINNRVVQLSEYSEELEKLGILIKARNFLVFQGAVESIAMKNPKERTALFEEISRSGELAQEYDKRKKEMVKAEEDTQFNYHRKKNIAAERKEAKQEKEEADRYQRLKDEVVRAQVQLQLFKLYHNEAEIEKLNKELGLKNREIDKDKKRMDRVEDELKDRKKELGKMMREQQQIEKEIKEKDSELNQKRPQYIKAKENTSHKIKKLEAAKKSLQNAQKQYKKRKGDMDELEKEMLSVEKARQEFEERMEEESQSQGRDLTLEENQVKKYHRLKEEASKRAATLAQELEKFNRDQKADQDRLDLEERKKVETEAKIKQKLREIEENQKRIEKLEEYIATSKQSLEEQKRLEGELTEEVELAKRRIDEINKELNQVMEQLGDARIDRQESSRQQRKAEIMDSIKRLYPGSVYGRLIDLCQPTQKKYQIAVTKVLGKNMDAIIVDSEKTGRDCIQYIKEQRGEPETFLPLDYLEVKPTDEKLRELKGAKLVIDVIRYEPPHIKKALQYACGNALVCDNVEDARRIAFGGHQRHKTVALDGTLFQKSGVISGGASDLKAKARRWDEKAVDKLKEKKERLTEELKEQMKAKRKEAELRQVQSQAHGLQMRLKYSQSDLEQTKTRHLALNLQEKSKLESELANFGPRINDIKRIIQGREREMKDLKEKMNQVEDEVFEEFCREIGVRNIREFEEEKVKRQNEIAKKRLEFENQKTRLGIQLDFERNQLREDQEKVAMWEQGVRKDEAEIEKLKKEEQRHMKIIDETMAQLQDLKNQHLAKKSEVNDKNHEMDEIRKKLGGANKEMTHLQKEVTAIETKLEQKRSDRHNLLQACKMQDIKLPLAKGTMDDISQEEGGAAGEEPVSSSQRTSSLYAREALIEIDYSDLPEELKDAQAEEEIRQEMNQLQQRLTEQQSVLQRIAAPNMKAMEKLESVRDKFQETSDEFEAARKRAKKAKQAFEQMKKERFDRFNACFESVATNIDEIYKALSRNSSAQAFLGPENPEEPYLDGINYNCVAPGKRFRPMDNLSGGEKTVAALALLFAIHSYKPAPFFVLDEIDAALDNTNIGKVANYIKEQSAANFQAIVISLKEEFYTKAQSLIGVYPEVGGK